The genome window TTCCATTTTACCGGTTGTTTCGTCCTTGTACTTATAATGCAAACGAACACCGGTTTCCACTTTGTTCACATTCTGTCCACCTGCTCCGCTCGACCGGAAGGTATCCCAACTTAAATTGGCAGGGTTTATTTCAATTTCAATAGTGTCATCTACCAACGGAACGACAAATACCGAAGAAAAAGAAGTCATACGTTTTCCCTGTGCATTAAACGGTGATACCCTCACCAACCGGTGAACTCCATTTTCACTCTTCAGAAATCCATAAGCCATCTCACCCTCGATCTGCATGGTTACGGTCTTGATCCCGGCTTCATCTCCGGCCTGAAAATTGGTCACTTCCAATTTAAACCCCTGCCGTTCACACCATCGTTTATACATCCTCAACAGCATTTCCGCCCAATCCTGGGCCTCGGTACCACCTGCTCCGGCAACAATTTTAATCACAGCACCCAGTTTATCTTCTTCATGCGAAAGCATGTTCCTCAATTCCAAAGCTTCGAACATATCCAATGCCTGTTGATATGCTTTGTCTACATCCTCCTCGCTGATGGCATCTTCCTTATAAAAATCAAAAGCCAGCTGCAATTCTTCACAAGCCGTTTTTATCTCCTGGTAGCTTTCGAT of Bacteroidales bacterium contains these proteins:
- the prfB gene encoding peptide chain release factor 2 (programmed frameshift); the encoded protein is MITIEQLKELLEREDALRRYLDIENKEIQIEEEEEKTQAPDFWTDAKSAEAQMRKVKDLKKWIESYQEIKTACEELQLAFDFYKEDAISEEDVDKAYQQALDMFEALELRNMLSHEEDKLGAVIKIVAGAGGTEAQDWAEMLLRMYKRWCERQGFKLEVTNFQAGDEAGIKTVTMQIEGEMAYGFLKSENGVHRLVRVSPFNAQGKRMTSFSSVFVVPLVDDTIEIEINPANLSWDTFRSSGAGGQNVNKVETGVRLHYKYKDETTGKMEEIVIENTESRSQFGNKDNALRLLKSQLYEIELEKRRQETAKIEAGKKKIEWGSQIRSYVFDDRRVKDHRTNHQTSNVQAVMDGDIDDFIKAYLMEFGKS